CCAGAATTAGGCAAGCTTGGGTCATATTCCGATAAAGACATATTTTGTGGGTGACCAGAAAGCAAAAGCTTTTCATCGGGGATAGGACCAAATTCAGTCATTTTCTTAGGAGAATGGCAGTCGTTACACCCTAGAGCAGTTACTAGTCGTTTGCCTTCTTCAACGCTCGTTGAACATGTCTCCTTATCT
This region of Flavobacteriales bacterium genomic DNA includes:
- a CDS encoding diheme cytochrome c-553; amino-acid sequence: DKETCSTSVEEGKRLVTALGCNDCHSPKKMTEFGPIPDEKLLLSGHPQNMSLSEYDPSLPNSGNWILFNGIGTAAVGPWGTSFASNLTPHETGLGSWTIEQFTKAMKEGKSKGLENGRFLLPPMP